The DNA segment CTCTTGAAGGTAAAGAAAAAGGGTACAAAACAACTATTATGATTTCTCCAGAAGAAGGATATGGTCATTATGATGCTGACTTAGTTGAGGAGATGTCAAGAGCAGATTTTGAAGATTTTGATGATATCTATGAGGGAATGGAATTTATCGCAGATATGGATGATGGAACTGAAAGAGATTTTACAATTACATCTATTGAAAATGACGTTGTAATTGTAGATGGAAACCACCCATTTGCAGATAAAAACCTAAGATTTGAAGTTGAAATAACAGATGTCAGAAAAGCTACTCCTGAAGAATTAGAACATGGACATGTTCATTTCCAAGGATTTGATGATGATTGTGATTGTGATCAATAATTGATTTAAAATTGCAGGAAGACTGGCTTTGCTCAGTCTTTTTGTTTTTAATATATAAATATTTTTAAGGAGGACAATAAATGAAAATTGCTT comes from the Fusobacterium sp. DD2 genome and includes:
- a CDS encoding peptidylprolyl isomerase, which gives rise to MKVSKDNVITLEFKVYDNDTNELLEDTKEVGPFFYIQGHEQFVPIVEKTLEGKEKGYKTTIMISPEEGYGHYDADLVEEMSRADFEDFDDIYEGMEFIADMDDGTERDFTITSIENDVVIVDGNHPFADKNLRFEVEITDVRKATPEELEHGHVHFQGFDDDCDCDQ